The DNA window GTGAGGCCGAGGCCGGCCTGCCGGTCAAGGAGCTGTGCCGCCGGCATGGCTTCAGCGAGGCGTCGTACTACCTGTGGCGCAGCAAGTTCGGCGGGATGAATGTTTCCGAAGCCAAGCGGCTCAAGGAACTCGAAGTCGAGAATGCGCGTCTGAAGAAGCTGCTGGCCGAGCAAGTCCTCGAGAACGAGGTGATCAAGGACGTACTGCGAAAAAAATGGTGAGCGCACCGGCCCGTCGTGAGCAGGTGCGCTACATGGTCGGAAAAGGACTCAGCGAGCGGCGCGCTTTGCGCGCGGTGGGCATGAGCGCCAGCGCACTGCGTTACACACCTCGTCCGGATCGCAATGTCGAACTGCGGGCGCAGATCCAGGCATTGGCGCATCGGCACAAGCGCTACGGCGTGGGCATGATCTATCTCAAGCTGCGGCAAGGCGGCCATACCGTGAATTACAAACGCGTGGAGCGGCTGTATCAGCACGCGAAGCTGCAGGTGCGGAGACGCAAGCGCAAGAAGGTGCCGGTGAGCGAGCGGCAACCGCTGATCCGTCCGGTTGCGGCCAATGAAGTGTGGTCGATGGACTTCATCTTCGACCGCACGGCCGACGGCCGCGTCATCAAGTGCCTGGTGATCGTGGACGACGCGAGCCACGAAGCTGTGGCGATCGAAGTCGAACGCGCGATTTCCGGGCACGGGGTCAGTCGTGTGCTCGACCGCCTGGCGCTAAGCCGTGGCCTGCCGAAGGTGGTCCGAACGGACAACGGCAAGGAGTTCTGCGGCAAGGCGATGGTGGCCTGGGCGCACGAGCGGGGCGTGATGCTGCGCTTGATCCAGCCGGGCAAGCCGAATCAAAACGCTTACGTCGAGTCCTTCAACGGGCGCCTGCGCGACGAATGCCTCAACGAACACTGGTTCCCGACGCTGCTGCATGCCCGAAGCGAGATCGAGCGCTGGCGGCGGGAATACAACGAGGAACGACCAAAGAAATCACTCGGCGGGCTGACGCCCGCCGCCCACGCAAAACAACTGGCAGAAGCTCAGCTACAGTAACCCCGGGCTCTAAATGGTCCCGCTACTGAAAGCGGGGGGACGTCGCGTGTGCGGCAAGGTCGTCGAGAAGCCCCCGCGTTAGCGAAGCTGGCGTGAAGAACATCGCTAGCTTCTTGCGATAGGTCTCATGGGTGAGCATCGCGTATGCTGAGCTCAGCCAGTACGAGGCCTCGAGGAAGTCCATCTCTTGGAGCAGCTCCACGAGGTTCCTGAGCTCGGGAGTGGCTGCGAGCTCACTGGATGACGGCAACTTCGGCGTCGGTGCGAACTTGAACTGCTGCTTGCACCACAACCGAAGGGCCGTGCCGGCAACGGTCGTGGCATTGCAGTTGAGCTCGCTCGCTACTTTGCCAAGAAGCCGAATTCGGCGCAGCAGCGCCAAGCGAGAAGGTTGGCTCACACCTGGGCTCCCCGCAGGTAAACCCAGCAGCGATGCCTGCAGTCTGATGTGCAACGGGGGTAGCGCAAGCGTTGACTCCTCCCAGTTATCTCGGCGATCTAGTGCTCACGTTGGGGCAGGGTCAGCATATCGCCGTTCGATGTCCGGCCCTGTTTGCACAGCATGCGACTACCGATTTGGGTAGTGTGTTGACCTGCCCCCAGAAACTGGACGGTTTAAAACTGGAGAGGGGTTGCCTCTTTGGGTTTTACTGACCACTTTTGGACGAACTCGCTTGGGGTCAGATGGCCAAGCGAACCGTGGGGACGATGATGGTTGTAGTCGTGTTGCCAAGCCTTCATTTTTTCTTGGAGATCGTATAGCGTGACGAATTCATGCACGTTAAGGAATTCGTCACGCAGCCGGCCATTGAATGACTCGATCAGGCCATTATCGGTCGGCTTGCCGGGTCGCGTGTAGTCGAGTTTTACGCCGCGCCGGTATGCCCAGTCGTCCAAGGCGCGGGATGTGAACTCTGTCCCGTTATCCACGGTGATGGATTTGGGCCATCCGCGCAAGACCGCAGAACGATCCAAAGCCTGGCCAACCGCACGGCCGGTCTGCCGGAAGTTGGCCTCCAGACAGACACTCTCGCGACTCCATTGATCGATGACCGTCAGGATGCGAAAGCGGCGTCCGTCAAGCATCTGGTCATGAACGAAATCCATGCTCCAGTGCTGATTCGGCCCGGTGGGCACTGGCGGCTTGCCGCGCAGCAGGGCGATGCCGCTTGCGGCGCTTGACCTTCATCCGCAGTTGCAGTCCCTCCTGGCTGTAGAGCCGATAGACGCGCTTTTTGCCCACATCCCAGCCCTCGCGATGCAGCATCACCAGCACCCGTCGGTAGCCAAACCGTGGACGACTCATGGCGATGTCCCGGATACGCTGGCGCAGCGCATTTTGATCTCGTGCGCGACTCTTCGCATATCAGGTCGAGCGCTGCAGCAGCGCCAGCGCGCAGGAACGCTGCACGCTTATCTGGAAACGCTCTTGCATCCAAGCCGCCAACTCGCGCCGTTTGGCAGCCTTCAGACTTTTTTTCGCACCACCTCTTGCAGGATCTGCTTATCCAGCGTCAGGTCGGCGACGATACGTCGCAGGCGTGCGTTCTCGTCTTCGAGTTGCTTGAGCTTGCGCAGCTCGCTTACGCCGAAGTCGGCGTACTTCTTCTTCCAGGTATAGAAGGTCGCCTCCGACACGCCAAGCTGCCGACAGACGTCGACCACCGGCGTGCCGCTCTCGGCCAATCGCAGTGCATAGGCGATCTGCTCTTCGGTAAATCTCGACCGTTTCATGGCTACTCCTCGCCCCGTTTGAGGCGCTGAGAAGCAACCTTACCTCTAGTTTTGACCTGTACCGATATTCCGGGGGCAGGTCAGTAAGGGCGGCCGGTGGCTTTTGCCTGCCGTATCGCGAAATCCGTAAGTCCATCCATCCAGAGCAAAAGGCCTGGATTGAAACATCTATGCGGATCGACTGCGCGAGAGCCTGTCCATCCGCCGCGAATGCAGCTCAAAAAAATGGACTCAAAAATGGCCTTAAATCGCGTGGCTGTAGACGGACGCCAGTAGACGATGCTGGACGAAAAAAAGGCCGAAAAACAAAGTTTTCGGCCTTCTTTCAATCATCTATGGGCGTCAGTGGATGTCCATGGACGAAAATCTTGGAGCGGGAAACGAGGCTCGAACTCGCGACCTCCACCTTGGCAAGGTGGCGCTCTACCAACTGAGCTATTCCCGCGTAACAGTGCAGCCAAGCGAAGAAGAAGTGGCGTCCCATAGGGGGTTCGAACCCCTGTTACCGCCGTGAAAGGGCGGTGTCCTGGACCACTAGACGAATGGGACGCATGGAGCGGGAAACGAGGCTCGAACTCGCGACCTCCACCTTGGCAAGGTGGCGCTCTACCAACTGAGCTATTCCCGCCTGTACTTCGCAGCCTGAAGAACATCGAGATGAAGTGGCGTCCCGTAAGGGGTTCGAACCCTTGTTACCGCCGTGAAAGGGCGGTGTCCTAGGCCACTAGACGAACGGGACGTTGCTGCCGTCTCGGTGTCTCGATCAGGTGGCGCGCATGTTACCCATCACCCCTGGGAGTGTCAATAGCGTATTGATATCCGCCCATTTTCTTCGTCGCGCACTCGATCTCCCGGCTTAAATTCGAGCCCAAGCAGGCACGCGGGATCCATCGGCTGAGTTACCTGCCTTGCAGCGACGGCTGGTCGCTGACGACGCGGGAGATACGATATGGCGGGTACGCGCGCAGTGACGCTTTTTAATCGCTGCCCACGCCCCCATCTCTCAGCGAGATGCCCTCACCCGGTGAGGGCATCGAGCGCCCTGGCAAGGCGCTGACCGACCGCGACCGATGAGGAGAGAGAGATGAGCGATCAGGAAAAAGTCACCAAGAGCGCCGCCGAATGGCGCGAGACGCTTACCCCCGAGCAATACCGGGTGACGCGCGAGGCAGGCACCGAACCACCGTTCAGCGGCGACTATGAAGTCGCGCCGGTGATCGGCACCTTCCACTGCGTGTGCTGCGACGCGCCGCTTTTTCGCAACGACGACAAATTCGCCTCGCACTGCGGCTGGCCAAGCTTCGATCGGCCGCTTGCCGATGCGGCGGTCGAAGAGCACATCGATACCAGCCATGGCATGCGCCGTATCGAAGTTACCTGCCGACGCTGCGATGCCCACCTCGGCCACGTATTCCCCGACGGCCCGCAGGACACCACCGGACTTCGCTACTGCATCAACTCGGTGGCACTGAAGTTCCGCGCGGACGAGTGACTCATGCCGTGGAGCTGCGCTGCGCCTCGCGCTTTGGCTGTCGTTGCCAGGCGCGCGGCAGCCGCGCCTCCAGCCAGCTTCGCGTCGGCGCCACCACCCACCGCTGGACGGACAGCGCCAGCGCGACGATCGCGAGCAGATGGAAGGGCATGCTCCATATCGGCAGCTCGCGCAGACCGATGACTTTGATGTCGAGCTGCATGATCGCCGCGCCCTGCTCGATCGACCAGCGAGTCGCCCGGGCGAAGGGGCCGATCAGCGGCGTATGCAGCACGAAGATGCACAGCGCCGCCTCACCGAGCCGCTGGGCGAGGCGCTTGCTCTTTTCGCCGCGCGGCGCTCGCAGCGCGCTGGCACCGAGCAGCAGCAGTGCCTGGAAGGGCAGCAGCAGGCCATTGTGGACCAGATAGTAGAAATTGGTGCCGTCCAGGGTGAGCAGCCACGCGCCGAGGGGAACACCGCACAGCGCCAGGGTGATCAGCGCGTGCCGGTGCCGAATCAGTGCATCACGTACCCACGCCTCGCGATGCGCCCGGTAGAGCAGGATGCCGACGAGGAACTCAGGCAACCTGAACAGCGGATTGCGGTGCAACAGTCCCACGGTGACGTGATCGAACGCCTGGCTCAGGGTCGCGAGCAGCGGACCGAGCATGTAGAGGCCCCAGATCGCCAGCAAAGCCAGACCCCAGCGGCGTATCCCCATCAGCCGAGGGGCCACCGAGGGAAAGCAGAGATAGAAGAAGAACAGCGCCGAAATCGACCATGAGGCGCCGTTGAGCCACAGGAATCGCGGCTCCCACGCCTGGAGCAGGAAAAGCTGAAGGCCGATGTGCTCGATCGCCGAGACCCAGGGCAGCCGCGCGCCGAACAGCTCGCGCAGCTGCGCATCGGGCGCCACATAGGGGTGGGAGTTGTAATAGACGTAGACCCCCTCCGGCACGATCGGGTACTGGAACAGCAGCAGGCTGAGAGCGAGCAGCAGCGTGATCAGGTGGATCGGGTAGAGATTGCACAGCCGCCTGGCGACGAAGGCCGGCGCGCTGCCCTTCAAACGGCCCGCGGCATCGAGCGCGACGTGGGCGAGCAGGAAGCCGGAAAGCATGAAGAAGGTGCTGGTGGCGAAGAACCCCATGCCGATGATCTTGCGTGCGACCAGCGGCAGATCCCCATAGAGCCCACCGAAGTGGTAGACCACCATGGACAGCGCCATCAGAAAGCGCAGCCACTCCAAGCCGTAGAATCGCTCGCGACCGGAAGCGGAACTTGGTATCGATGTCTTCACTCTGCCTCCTGTTCGACGAAGCTACCCGCCCGGAGCCGCCCCTCTGGAGCACCCGCCCGTCGCGAAAGGCGCGAATTGTAGTCGAAGCAGGATCGATTGCACGGTGTAAATTAAGTCTACCTTACATATCGTCAGGATTATCGCCAGGGCCATTGGTCCTATCCACCCCCGCCACGAATGGCGGATGGCCGGGCCCCGCCCCGACCACCGGCGGTGGCCCGGCGCTGGCCCAGCGAATAGAATGCGCACTCATACGCAGGCACAGGTAATACGCGATGCTCGGTTGGTTTCCCGGACACATGAACAAGGCGCGCCGCCAGATCAAGGAGGCGCTGCCGGCGATAGACGTGGTGATCGAGGTACTCGATGCCCGCCTGCCCTACTCGAGCGCCAATCCGATGCTCGCCGAACTGACCCGGCACAAGCCGGTGCTCAAGATCCTCTCCCGCGCGGATCTCGCCGACCCCAGGCTCACCGAGGCGTGGTGTGCCCATTTCGACGCTCAGCCGAACACCCAAGCGCTGGCGATGGTCACCAGCGACCAGCGTGCGCTGAAGAGAATTCCCGCGCTGTGTCGTGACCTCGCCGGCCAGGTCAGGGCCGATCGCGACGTCCGGGTGATGGTGATGGGCATCCCCAACGTCGGTAAATCGACGCTGATCAACAACCTCGCCGGGCGCAAGATCGCCAAGGTCGGCAACGAGCCGGCGGTGACCAAGCGCCAGCAGGTCGTGCGTCTCGACAATGGCATCGCGCTGACCGATACCCCCGGCGTGCTGTGGCCGAAGATCGAAGACCAGGCCAGTGGCTATCGGCTGGCAGCCAGTGGCGCGATCCGCGATACCGCGCTCGACTACCTCGATGTCGCGACGATCACCGCCGCCGAGCTGGCCCGGCGCTACCCCGAGGCGCTCAAGGCCCGCTACAAGCTGACCGACCTGCCGGCCTACGTCGCCCCCGCCGAAGTCGTCGAGATCGAGGCCGACGGTCCGCGCAAGATCGACCTGCAGGCGCTGGCCGGTTTCGACGGCCAAACGATCATCGCCGAGATCGCGCGCAAGCGCGGCGGTCTCAAGAGCGGCGGCGTACTCGATCTCCACCGCGGCGCCGAGGTGCTGCTCCATGAGCTGCGCGACGGCAAGCTCGGCAGGCTGAGCCTCGAGGCCCCCGAGGACATCCCCGCGCCGGGCGGACCGGAGGAAGAGCAGACCGGCTGAGCCGAACCACTCCGCCTCTTGCGCCCGCTATCCCCCATGCTCAGCCGACGATCTCGAGGCTCAGCGGCCGGCTCGGGCACGCCGGCGCAGGCAGTGTCAGCGCCTGCGCGCCCGGGGTGATCGCGCCGAGCACTCGTGGCCCGCGGGCGCCTGTGCAGCTCGCCACCGTACCGGGCAGCCCATGCCAGGTGAGGAAGCCGAGCAGCGCGAAGGCGTAAGCTTCCTTGGCCGCCGAAGGCAGCCCCAGCGCATCGGCACTGGTCACCCGGACGCCGCCGAGCGCGCGCTCGAGCATCGTCATCAGCAGCGGATTGCGCGTCCCGCCGCCGGACACCACCAGTTCGGTGACGCCCAGCCCACGCGCCGCGCTGGCGACGCTCTCGGCACTCAGCGCGGTAAGCGTCGCCAGCGCGTCCCCCGGGGCGATTCCCGGTCGTCGCGCCAGCGCTCGCTGCAGATAGGCGAGGTTGAAAAGCTCCTTGCCGGTGGTCTTCGGTGCCGGTCGGAGATAGTAGGGCTCGGCCAGCAGCTCACTGAGCCACGTCTCATCGACCCGGCCCCGGGCCGCCCAGTCACCGTTACGGTCGAAGTGCTCGCGGTCCGCGCTGAACAGGCGTACCGCGGCGTCGATCAGCGCATTGGCCGGGCCGCTGTCGAAGGCCAGCGGCTCACCGCTCT is part of the Halotalea alkalilenta genome and encodes:
- the ylqF gene encoding ribosome biogenesis GTPase YlqF → MLGWFPGHMNKARRQIKEALPAIDVVIEVLDARLPYSSANPMLAELTRHKPVLKILSRADLADPRLTEAWCAHFDAQPNTQALAMVTSDQRALKRIPALCRDLAGQVRADRDVRVMVMGIPNVGKSTLINNLAGRKIAKVGNEPAVTKRQQVVRLDNGIALTDTPGVLWPKIEDQASGYRLAASGAIRDTALDYLDVATITAAELARRYPEALKARYKLTDLPAYVAPAEVVEIEADGPRKIDLQALAGFDGQTIIAEIARKRGGLKSGGVLDLHRGAEVLLHELRDGKLGRLSLEAPEDIPAPGGPEEEQTG
- the msrB gene encoding peptide-methionine (R)-S-oxide reductase MsrB; translated protein: MSDQEKVTKSAAEWRETLTPEQYRVTREAGTEPPFSGDYEVAPVIGTFHCVCCDAPLFRNDDKFASHCGWPSFDRPLADAAVEEHIDTSHGMRRIEVTCRRCDAHLGHVFPDGPQDTTGLRYCINSVALKFRADE
- a CDS encoding acyltransferase family protein — its product is MKTSIPSSASGRERFYGLEWLRFLMALSMVVYHFGGLYGDLPLVARKIIGMGFFATSTFFMLSGFLLAHVALDAAGRLKGSAPAFVARRLCNLYPIHLITLLLALSLLLFQYPIVPEGVYVYYNSHPYVAPDAQLRELFGARLPWVSAIEHIGLQLFLLQAWEPRFLWLNGASWSISALFFFYLCFPSVAPRLMGIRRWGLALLAIWGLYMLGPLLATLSQAFDHVTVGLLHRNPLFRLPEFLVGILLYRAHREAWVRDALIRHRHALITLALCGVPLGAWLLTLDGTNFYYLVHNGLLLPFQALLLLGASALRAPRGEKSKRLAQRLGEAALCIFVLHTPLIGPFARATRWSIEQGAAIMQLDIKVIGLRELPIWSMPFHLLAIVALALSVQRWVVAPTRSWLEARLPRAWQRQPKREAQRSSTA
- a CDS encoding anhydro-N-acetylmuramic acid kinase, which encodes MNVIGMMSGTSFDAIDAACAEITLIDHRLRLRPLGMLSRPYSQAVATRLARALPPAATDLATLCRLDTEIGQAFAELALEADRGLCGGCAALIASHGQTVYHWVEAGQVEGTLQIGQPAWIAERTGKPVVADFRPRDVAAGGQGAPLVSAIDAMWLRGRPGRPAALNLGGIANLTLVPESGEPLAFDSGPANALIDAAVRLFSADREHFDRNGDWAARGRVDETWLSELLAEPYYLRPAPKTTGKELFNLAYLQRALARRPGIAPGDALATLTALSAESVASAARGLGVTELVVSGGGTRNPLLMTMLERALGGVRVTSADALGLPSAAKEAYAFALLGFLTWHGLPGTVASCTGARGPRVLGAITPGAQALTLPAPACPSRPLSLEIVG